The Hordeum vulgare subsp. vulgare chromosome 7H, MorexV3_pseudomolecules_assembly, whole genome shotgun sequence DNA window gaagctatcatccaTGAAATAATagactatatttttttattactTGTAATTTTGTTGACGAGTTTAGGAGCTTAAATTTTAAGCTTCATAATTTAATGAAGCATGTTTTAAACCTAGGAACTGACCGTCGTGTTCGGTTAGGCCATCCCGGAATTTTTTTGTTCGTTCATGTAAACATTATGACGGCTGAATAAAAACTTCATCAGATTGTCTGAGAAAAAAAAACGCGaactgtttttttctttttcctcccAGCCTCCCCATTTCTCCTCCCGTGCGAAAACCCtcgcctcgtcgtcctcctcatcctcctcgtttCTCCTACCTTCCTTCTAGAAATCTcttctcccctcccctcccctcccctcccctgcgAGATCTTCCGGCGCCCCGCGGCCGCTCCCCCCACCCCCCAgcttgccctctccttccctgtgcTCGCGCGACGATGGACGAGTTGGTTCGCCAAGCGGAGGCGTGGGCGGGCCAAGCAGAGCACTGGATCCGCCAGCAACCCTCGGAGCAGATTTACGTCGCGGTCGCCGTGATTGCGGTGACGATTCTCGTGCTGGTCGCAGGTGAAGTGCCAAACCCGACCTTCTTCCCGCATTGCACCTTTGCCCCTGAGTCCCGCGGTATCCTGTTTGCTGTTAGGAAAACCTAGGTACATGTGGCAGGTAGTAACGGGGAACTGGCTTGAGTACGCTTTCAAATTTTCCTGGAAGAATGGTAGCTGTCCCTTTTGTTTTGACGAATTAACTAGCTGGGGATCTGAATGGCCAATTTTGTGTTAGCTGTAGCCTGTAGTTATACTGGCACTGCGTTGGAATATGATTGAAGCACAATCGAGTGCATGTCTTGGATTATGCAGATAATCGCTGTATAGTTGTAATTCCGAGTATTCTGTGATGAGCTGGTAATTTTGGAATTGAACGAACTTGAGTGGAAGCATGGATACGGGTAGCTCCAGTTAAATTTCATACTTCAGCTGATTATGATACATGATTTGCTGTGCATTACAATTTGTAGCAATGTAGTAGTCCTGCCCTGTGATACACCCATATTATTTGTACATGTGCCTTGTAGAATGGTAAATACTGTCAGATGTTACAGTTAACAAGTTCTTAGGTGTCAGGGCATCTCACAACGACAATGACATTATAATATATGTGCGCTAAAAAAGTGGGACTTGTGTTTCTTAATCTATAGATAATTTATATTCAGAAGTGTGACATTATTACTCCTTGTTAATGCCATAGTGTATATAATGGGTGCACCCAAAGATGTAAAATGTCTTGCTGTATTCATTATGCTTGCTTAGGTTTCTGCTTTTGTGACATAGAATTTCATCGGTACTATTTGTGTAGTAATTAACATGCAGTTGCTTTGTATGTTTGATTGTTTAACAGCTTCCTGTCTGAAATCATCGAAACCTAACACCATAGTTCTATCCGGGCTTAGTGGCAGTGGCAAAACTGTTCTTTTCTATCAGGTATCGTTCCAATTCTGTATGTGGTCCTCTTTCTTTTGTGCTTCCCCTTATCTAGTGAGACAACTATTCAACTCCTCATGGACTAACATGGTATCATAAAGTATGACAAGAGTAATGACCATGCATGCGTTGCCTGACAAGCTTGATTGCTGCCGTTTGTCTCTCTGTGTTGCCAAGTTTTAGAAGTTAGGCATAACAGGTGTTACTCTGACAGAGACCTTAGTTTCAAAACAGGGACGAAGCTAGAAAAAAACCTTGATGGGGTCATATCCATAACAATGGGTCATCTTCTACAAATCAACAGCGATTAGTACTAAATTAATGAAAGATTTAGTAATTTCATTGGGGTCAATTGACCCCAATGCCTACATGCCAGCTCCGTCCCTGTTTCAAAACTGACATATCCGGTGTCTGATTTGCCAACAATTTTTTAGACATAGCATATGCCATTTATGAAGTAACATGGATTTGGTTTTTCTGAtttggtaaaaaagatggggcatGTGTCTGACTAATACTGAGAATGACGTTATGATATCTGGTTTGCAATTTGCTCTTCTTTATGCTTCCTTTGACCCAGTTTGTTCAGTAGCTTATAACATGATCTTTTAGCTGCATTTCCACTCAGGTTGCCTTGGTGCCATTCTGTTATCTGTCATGCATCTCTTGCGTCGTCCCCTTGATTTTACTGTATATATGATTTTGTATAGTGCATGCCTGCATGGCAAGATTTTGGAGAACAAAGACTACTTCTcatttccttttttagttttaATTATCTTTCCAATGGAGGAATTACACAGtttctttgtattatcttttgctcttgtgctaatTTTCCATCTCTCTTTTTTAGCTTcgcgatggatcatcacatcaggGAACTGTGACTTCAATGGCACATAACAATGCTACATTTGTGCTGCACTCAGAGCTGGAAAGGGTTGGAACTTTCTGGAGATGAATCCCTGCTACACCTTGATATTAATATAACTGCGCAGAATCAAGGATACCGTTTTCTTATAGAAACATATATTTGCTGTCTGCATGATTTTTACTCGACTTTGTTCTTGTCCTCTCAGCAGAAAGGCAAAATGAAACCTGTTCATGTTATCGATGTTCCTGGTCATGCAAGGCTGAAATCGAAGCTTGATGAAGTCCTGCCTCAGGCAGCTgggattgtttttgttgtcgatgCTCTGGATTTCTTGTCTAGCATGCAAGCTGCTGCAGAGTAATTTTGCTGACTTACTTTTTGTTAGTTGGTGTTGTTTTGGCAAATTTGATGGTTTCTAATTTTGCGAACTTTGATTATCAACTCCATCATATGCTGGATTCAAACTAGGAGTGTGACTAGGAGCTTATTTCATATTCAAACATGTATAAAGATGTTTGAAGCAGTCCGTACCGTCTGACAGTATTCTCTTAACTCTTACTACAGGTACTTGTATGACATTTTGACAAAGGCAACTGTAGCGAAGAAAAGGATTCCTGTTCTGATATTCTGCAACAAGACAGATAAAGTTACAGCTCACTCAAAGGAGTTCATCAAGAAGCAGTTGGAGAAGGAAGTGTATGTTTCTTCTTTCATATTTAACATTCTTGCACAGTTGGAACTCAGAATGCATCAACTTGGGCTGGCATGTTTGACAAATTCTGTGAATTTATACGTATTCTTAGATTAAGGCAGCGATTGGATTGTCGTTTTCAACCCTGTTACACGTGTAAAATATACAGACCATAATCCGTCGTTTTTATTTCCTACTGAAAATCATACATGACCAGTAAAATACAGTTGTGAAACTAATACGGGTGTATTAGAATACACCGAT harbors:
- the LOC123407012 gene encoding signal recognition particle receptor subunit beta-like isoform X1, whose product is MDELVRQAEAWAGQAEHWIRQQPSEQIYVAVAVIAVTILVLVAASCLKSSKPNTIVLSGLSGSGKTVLFYQLRDGSSHQGTVTSMAHNNATFVLHSELERQKGKMKPVHVIDVPGHARLKSKLDEVLPQAAGIVFVVDALDFLSSMQAAAEYLYDILTKATVAKKRIPVLIFCNKTDKVTAHSKEFIKKQLEKEVNKLRESRNAISSADITDEVQIGVPGEAFNFSQCQNKVIVGEGAGLTGDVSAVEQFIREYVKL
- the LOC123407012 gene encoding signal recognition particle receptor subunit beta-like isoform X2; its protein translation is MDELVRQAEAWAGQAEHWIRQQPSEQIYVAVAVIAVTILVLVAASCLKSSKPNTIVLSGLSGSGKTVLFYQLRDGSSHQGTVTSMAHNNATFVLHSELERKGKMKPVHVIDVPGHARLKSKLDEVLPQAAGIVFVVDALDFLSSMQAAAEYLYDILTKATVAKKRIPVLIFCNKTDKVTAHSKEFIKKQLEKEVNKLRESRNAISSADITDEVQIGVPGEAFNFSQCQNKVIVGEGAGLTGDVSAVEQFIREYVKL